The following proteins are encoded in a genomic region of Pyrus communis chromosome 11, drPyrComm1.1, whole genome shotgun sequence:
- the LOC137709236 gene encoding receptor-like protein kinase FERONIA — protein sequence MVHLNFNRWLTKRVVELNFLSGQGVVDVACGTLGLSVLGFLVFGRRRKVKGTASDGSSSLPTHLCRYFSLAEIKAATQNFSQSFIVGVGGFGHVYKGHIDGRATPVAIKRLKPESSQGAHEFKTEIELLSQLRHRHLVSLIGYCTDKNEMILVYDYMARGTLADHLYHTDNPPLSWGQRLQICIGAARGLRYLHSDAQGTIIHRDVKSTNILLDEKWVAKVSDFGLSKMGTTTMSKTHISTAVKGSFGYLDPEYYRRQQLTVKSDVYSFGVVLCEVLCARPAVVHAVETRQMNLAEWTKSCHRDGELDQIIDPNMKGKIETECLNKYVEIAMSCIDDSGMERPSMNDVVRGLEFALQQHQNCGERNNEDAFATVPGCATNESVQCISETIFSEINDPNGR from the exons ATGGTCCATTTGAATTTCAACCGTTGGTTAACCAAAAGAGTCGTTGAGCTCAATTTTCTTAGCGGACAAGGG GTTGTCGATGTAGCTTGCGGAACACTTGGACTCTCTGTCCTTGGGTTCTTGGTTTTTGGGCGGCGGCGGAAAGTCAAGGGCACTGCCTCAGATGGGTCATCATCTTTACCAACACATTTGTGTCGTTACTTTTCACTGGCGGAGATCAAAGCCGCCACCCAAAACTTCAGCCAGAGTTTCATTGTTGGCGTTGGCGGCTTCGGTCACGTGTACAAAGGGCATATCGACGGCAGGGCCACTCCTGTTGCGATCAAACGGCTGAAACCCGAGTCATCGCAAGGAGCCCACGAGTTCAAGACGGAAATCGAGCTGCTTTCACAACTCAGACACCGCCATTTGGTGTCTCTCATTGGGTATTGTACTGATAAAAATGAGATGATTTTGGTGTACGATTACATGGCACGTGGGACACTTGCTGACCATCTCTACCACACCGACAACCCACCTCTCTCCTGGGGACAAAGGCTCCAAATTTGCATTGGTGCCGCGCGAGGGTTGCGCTACCTTCACAGTGATGCCCAAGGCACTATCATCCACCGTGATGTGAAGAGCACAAACATTTTATTGGATGAGAAATGGGTGGCTAAGGTTTCGGATTTCGGATTGTCGAAAATGGGCACGACCACCATGTCCAAGACCCACATCAGTACGGCTGTGAAAGGCAGTTTCGGGTATCTAGACCCAGAATACTACCGACGTCAACAACTAACGGTGAAGTCCGATGTGTACTCATTCGGTGTAGTGTTGTGTGAAGTACTGTGCGCAAGACCAGCTGTGGTGCATGCAGTGGAGACGAGGCAAATGAACTTGGCTGAGTGGACCAAAAGCTGCCATCGTGACGGGGAACTTGATCAAATCATTGATCCGAACATGAAGGGTAAGATTGAAACCGAGTGTTTGAACAAGTATGTGGAAATTGCTATGAGTTGCATCGATGATAGTGGGATGGAAAGGCCGTCAATGAACGACGTTGTGAGGGGGCTTGAGTTTGCATTGCAACAACATCAGAACTGCGGTGAAAGGAACAACGAGGATGCCTTTGCTACCGTGCCAGGTTGCGCTACGAATGAATCCGTTCAGTGCATATCTGAGACGATCTTCTCAGAGATCAACGATCCGAATGGGAGATGA
- the LOC137749503 gene encoding receptor-like protein kinase FERONIA, whose translation MKPNLAHLFLTLFLQIITLHVAGDSPSVYKPVDDITLQCGFSGDQVNQQDGRTWSGDINSKFFPSQAAVSSSVFKAATPISSSSQVPYTTARLSRSEFTYTFPLTSGQKFIRLYFYPTSYAVEFDRSKSLFSVEAGGFTLLRDFNASVTADASSSETVSREFCLNIASEQSLNITFTPSIASPDAYAFINGIEIVSMPDNLYYTPPQSADGAVLVGSINPYPIENNTAMEMVYRINVGGSQLSFNQDTGMYRNWDGIQVEDKYLDDLSKNFSVLPQNSSIELDFSEIPKYSAPEEVYRTGRSMGWNKTINKSYNLTWGFPVDSMFNYFIRLHFCEFEGDVTLPRDRLFQIFIANQTAEPMADVITWSGGNGKPVYKDYVVFVPAGAGSKKKVHLFLALQATPKDWLTKYNDAILNGLEIFKLSDSKRNLAGPNPDPPLEIAQPARPKVSDKKSIPLLAIIAGVVAGVFVLASVFGFLVFRRGRQVKDSNSGQGTKWGPFSFSTTKSTKTRSSSLPSDLCRYFSLAEIKAATQDFDGVFIIGVGGFGHVYKGNVNMDGGLRPVAIKRLKSQSSQGAHEFKTEIDMLSQLRHVHLVPLIGYCMDDGEMILVYDYMAHGTLRDHLYNTDNPPLPWDQRLQICIGAARGLHYLHTGAKYMIIHRDVKSTNILLDEKWVAKVSDFGLSKMGSATVSQTHISTVVKGSFGYLDPEYYRRQQLTEKSDVYSFGVVLCEVLCARPALIRTAEKKQMSLAEWTKICHRNGKLDQIIDPSLRGKIGNACLKKYVEIAVSCMHDSGIERPSMNDVVWGLEFALQLQQSVGGDSNSNDEMGSGDDVESVTRSDVGFISWEESSDLKKSGVSKTSSDHNSTTNDSIKGMSGTIFSEINDPNGR comes from the coding sequence ATGAAACCCAATCTTGCTCATCTGTTCCTTACCCTGTTTCTGCAAATCATAACCCTACACGTGGCCGGAGACTCACCCTCTGTCTACAAACCGGTCGATGACATCACCCTACAGTGCGGCTTTTCCGGCGACCAAGTCAACCAACAGGACGGACGAACTTGGAGTGGCGATATCAACTCAAAATTCTTCCCCTCCCAAGCAGCTGTCAGCTCATCCGTATTCAAAGCAGCAACCCCGATCTCCTCCTCCAGCCAAGTGCCTTACACCACAGCTCGGCTCTCTCGCTCCGAATTTACGTACACGTTTCCACTCACCAGCGGCCAAAAGTTCATCCGCTTGTACTTCTACCCCACTTCCTACGCCGTCGAGTTCGACCGATCTAAATCCCTCTTCTCAGTCGAAGCCGGCGGCTTTACCCTTCTCCGCGACTTCAACGCCTCCGTCACCGCCGACGCTTCCTCGTCGGAGACAGTATCAAGGGAGTTCTGTCTCAACATTGCATCCGAACAGAGCTTGAACATCACGTTCACTCCGAGTATAGCAAGTCCAGATGCCTATGCCTTCATCAATGGAATCGAAATCGTGTCCATGCCCGACAATCTTTATTACACTCCGCCGCAAAGCGCAGATGGGGCTGTTCTCGTAGGCAGCATAAACCCGTATCCGATCGAAAATAACACCGCCATGGAGATGGTCTACCGGATCAACGTCGGCGGATCTCAGCTCTCGTTCAATCAGGACACTGGAATGTACAGAAACTGGGATGGTATTCAAGTGGAGGACAAGTATTTGGACGATTTGAGTAAAAATTTTAGTGTTCTGCCGCAAAACAGTAGTATTGAGCTCGACTTTTCGGAAATTCCGAAGTACTCTGCTCCGGAAGAAGTTTACCGAACCGGTCGGTCGATGGGGTGGAACAAAACCATAAACAAGAGCTATAATCTCACCTGGGGGTTTCCGGTAGATTCTATGTTTAATTACTTTATTCGGCTTCATTTTTGTGAGTTCGAAGGTGATGTTACATTGCCCAGGGACCGGCTGTTTCAAATCTTCATCGCCAATCAGACGGCGGAGCCGATGGCGGATGTAATCACGTGGAGCGGCGGTAATGGGAAGCCGGTGTACAAAGACTACGTCGTTTTCGTGCCTGCAGGCGCCGGAAGTAAAAAGAAAGTTCATCTCTTTCTTGCATTGCAAGCCACCCCAAAAGATTGGTTGACGAAGTACAACGATGCAATCTTGAACGGACTCGAGATCTTCAAGCTCAGTGATTCAAAGAGGAATCTCGCCGGACCAAACCCCGACCCGCCTCTCGAAATAGCTCAGCCAGCGCGCCCCAAAGTTTCCGACAAGAAATCGATTCCTCTGCTTGCCATCATCGCCGGTGTAGTTGCAGGTGTGTTTGTTTTAGCCTCTGTGTTCGGATTTTTGGTTTTCCGGAGAGGAAGACAAGTCAAGGACTCAAACTCCGGGCAAGGAACAAAGTGGGgtccattttctttttcgaCGACCAAGTCAACCAAGACTCGCAGCTCTTCTTTACCGTCTGATTTGTGTCGCTACTTTTCACTGGCGGAGATCAAAGCCGCCACCCAAGACTTCGACGGTGTTTTCATTATTGGCGTCGGCGGTTTCGGACACGTCTACAAAGGAAATGTCAACATGGATGGTGGGTTGCGCCCTGTTGCAATCAAGCGGCTGAAATCGCAGTCGTCGCAGGGAGCTCACGAGTTCAAGACGGAGATCGACATGCTATCCCAGCTCCGCCACGTCCATCTGGTGCCGCTCATCGGGTACTGTATGGACGACGGCGAGATGATCTTGGTGTACGACTACATGGCGCATGGGACCCTCCGCGACCATCTCTACAATACCGATAATCCGCCTCTACCGTGGGATCAACGGCTACAGATTTGTATCGGGGCGGCGCGTGGGTTGCACTACCTTCACACAGGGGCGAAGTACATGATCATTCATCGAGACGTAAAGAGCACAAATATCTTATTGGATGAGAAATGGGTGGCCAAAGTTTCGGATTTTGGACTTTCGAAAATGGGGTCCGCTACCGTGTCTCAGACCCATATCAGCACGGTGGTGAAGGGTAGTTTCGGATATTTGGACCCTGAATACTATCGCCGTCAACAATTGACGGAGAAGTCTGACGTATACTCATTTGGTGTAGTGTTGTGTGAAGTACTGTGTGCGAGGCCAGCTTTGATTCGTACGGCGGAGAAAAAGCAAATGAGTTTGGCTGAGTGGACTAAAATCTGTCACCGGAATGGGAAACTTGATCAGATCATAGATCCGAGCTTGAGGGGTAAGATTGGAAATGCATGTTTGAAAAAGTACGTTGAGATTGCGGTGAGTTGTATGCATGACAGTGGAATCGAACGACCGTCAATGAATGATGTTGTGTGGGGGCTTGAGTTTGCTCTGCAGCTTCAGCAGAGCGTTGGAGGGGATTCAAATTCGAACGATGAAATGGGCAGTGGAGATGACGTTGAGAGTGTGACTAGGAGCGATGTAGGGTTTATTAGCTGGGAGGAGTCGTCGGACTTGAAGAAGAGCGGGGTGAGCAAGACTAGTAGTGATCATAATTCTACTACTAATGATTCGATTAAAGGAATGTCTGGGACTATCTTCTCTGAGATCAACGATCCCAATGGAAGGTGA